Genomic segment of Chitinivibrionia bacterium:
GAATTTTTGAACGCAGAAACCAACGCAATTTGTCCGCCCCGCTTTATTTTGCCGCGTCTGCAACTGCCGCCAAGTCGTTGGCGTAAAGAAGTTTGCTTACGTCGAGAACAATAACAACTTCATCGCTAATCCTTGCAATACCCTGAATAAATTCAGCCGATTGCGCAGTCGATATTTTTGGAGACTCGCCGATTTTTTCCGGTGCAATATCGCGAACTTCTTCGACCATATCAACAATAAGACCGATAGAAACTTCGCCGATTTTGGTTATCATTATACAAGTTCTTTCGTCATATTCTTTGTCAGTCATTCCGAAACGAAGACGAACATCCACCACAGGAATAACTTGCCCTCGGAGGTTTATAACGCCCTTAATATAATTAA
This window contains:
- a CDS encoding chemotaxis protein CheW — protein: MAGAANASIGLSGANDNTMQDKYLTFLLNEESYAIPIQYILEIVGIQKITIVPDMVNYIKGVINLRGQVIPVVDVRLRFGMTDKEYDERTCIMITKIGEVSIGLIVDMVEEVRDIAPEKIGESPKISTAQSAEFIQGIARISDEVVIVLDVSKLLYANDLAAVADAAK